The Deinococcus taeanensis genome has a window encoding:
- a CDS encoding APC family permease encodes MEGLISGSAPGMAIVLILITPFIWSIPTVLMVTELSTAMPVEGGYYVWVKRGLGRFWGFVQGWIAWLYGLVIAASFSALFTDYTSSFLRLTFGVRLLDDSPLARWAVAAALIAGFAALNIRGAKAVGDSSKVFAAMVFAPFITMFVLAAAHWLAHPTPFWQPFTPPNTGIFGAFGLGLFIVMYNFLGWDGVSTILAEIDNPLKVIPRAMLIAVPLIILAYLLPVLAGLTAAGDFSKWGDTVFFPELATAIGGKWLGIWVAVGGMFCAAGLFSAVVLSNSRLPFVLAADRYLPSALVARHPRFGTPVMSILICSVIYALLAFGPFQTLAVTTVLLYGVSLLLQFAALIALRVRVPQMPRPFRIPGGLPGVIVTALLPALIIVLAVITTVRDEGSSFLALALPLLASAPLAFLMTSALFKRGAPDRLHHDRVEGAEI; translated from the coding sequence ATTGAAGGCCTGATCAGCGGCAGCGCTCCCGGCATGGCCATCGTCCTGATCCTGATCACCCCCTTCATCTGGAGCATTCCCACCGTCCTGATGGTCACTGAACTGTCCACCGCCATGCCGGTCGAAGGTGGGTACTACGTGTGGGTCAAACGCGGCCTGGGCCGCTTCTGGGGCTTCGTGCAGGGCTGGATCGCCTGGCTGTACGGCCTGGTGATCGCCGCGAGCTTCAGCGCGTTGTTCACCGACTACACCAGTTCGTTCCTGCGCCTGACCTTCGGCGTGAGGCTGCTCGACGATTCTCCCCTGGCCCGCTGGGCTGTGGCGGCCGCCCTGATCGCCGGTTTCGCGGCCCTCAACATCCGCGGCGCCAAAGCCGTCGGCGACAGCAGCAAGGTTTTCGCGGCGATGGTCTTCGCGCCGTTCATCACGATGTTCGTGCTGGCCGCCGCCCACTGGCTCGCGCACCCCACGCCGTTCTGGCAGCCGTTCACCCCCCCGAACACCGGCATCTTCGGTGCGTTCGGCCTGGGCCTGTTCATTGTCATGTACAACTTCCTCGGCTGGGACGGCGTGAGTACCATCCTCGCCGAGATCGACAACCCCCTCAAGGTCATTCCCCGCGCCATGCTGATCGCCGTGCCGCTGATCATCCTCGCGTACCTGCTGCCCGTCCTGGCCGGCCTGACCGCCGCCGGTGACTTCAGCAAGTGGGGCGACACCGTATTCTTCCCGGAACTCGCCACCGCCATCGGCGGGAAGTGGCTGGGCATCTGGGTCGCCGTCGGCGGCATGTTCTGCGCGGCGGGGCTGTTCAGCGCGGTGGTGCTGTCCAACAGCCGCCTGCCGTTCGTCCTGGCGGCCGACCGGTACCTGCCGTCCGCGCTGGTGGCCCGGCACCCCCGCTTCGGCACGCCGGTGATGTCCATCCTGATCTGCTCGGTGATCTACGCGCTGCTGGCCTTCGGGCCGTTCCAGACGCTCGCCGTGACGACCGTGCTGCTGTACGGCGTGAGCCTGCTGCTGCAGTTCGCCGCGCTGATCGCCCTGCGCGTGCGCGTGCCGCAGATGCCGCGGCCCTTCCGCATTCCAGGCGGGCTCCCGGGCGTGATCGTCACCGCGCTGCTGCCCGCCCTGATTATCGTGCTGGCGGTGATCACCACCGTCCGGGATGAAGGCAGCAGTTTCCTGGCCCTGGCGCTGCCGCTGCTCGCGTCTGCTCCCCTGGCCTTTCTCATGACGAGCGCCCTCTTCAAACGTGGCGCCCCGGACCGGCTGCACCACGACCGGGTGGAAGGCGCAGAAATCTGA
- a CDS encoding PucR family transcriptional regulator — protein MSDVLALPACTAARLVMPGADLSRAVRLAHVIDIPEPQRWVRPGTLLLTTGLSWPHDSGALAAFGELLAACEPAGVVLAVPHFFTAFPPEIAGPLEARRIPAVELAWEVPFVQVVQEVHEFILRAQSDVLERSEAIHCALTRAALGGTPADVAATLSAQLGRAVALLARDGAPLTAGPAPDAAQARQALDRPGAAPRDLAGGVLVPVLLRGQREGGVWVAGDGKPASDLVVRGAEHAATVAALLMLAQRDLEVREARLGYAFVDTLLEGQYTDDPAAQERAHRLGFHPRGLYRVALLVLADELPLSPEGFARRERAAHQVREVLSSLGAAPLVSVNLNQVWFLLPEDVRAERVWARLGGAAAAPPPRMVYGRARPGTAGIAQSRAEVLALAAYARPGELRSYAEVLVPRALSGDRDAQADLLHSLLSPLRGARGGEALIATVQALCETGFAQAEAAARLGIHGNTLRYRMERIEALTHRALAEPANRSLWWLALQIDAMTP, from the coding sequence GTGAGTGATGTGCTGGCCCTCCCGGCCTGCACGGCCGCGCGTCTGGTCATGCCGGGCGCGGACCTGTCGCGGGCCGTGCGCCTGGCTCACGTCATCGACATTCCCGAACCGCAGCGCTGGGTGCGTCCCGGCACGCTGCTGCTGACCACCGGCCTGTCCTGGCCGCACGACAGTGGGGCGCTCGCGGCGTTCGGCGAGTTGCTCGCCGCCTGCGAACCGGCCGGCGTGGTGCTCGCGGTTCCGCACTTCTTCACCGCGTTTCCGCCGGAAATCGCCGGGCCGCTCGAGGCGCGCCGCATTCCTGCCGTGGAACTCGCCTGGGAGGTGCCGTTCGTGCAGGTCGTGCAGGAGGTGCACGAGTTCATTCTGCGCGCCCAGTCAGACGTGCTCGAGCGCAGCGAGGCGATTCACTGCGCCCTGACCCGCGCCGCCCTGGGCGGCACCCCCGCCGACGTGGCCGCAACCCTCTCGGCGCAGCTGGGCCGCGCCGTGGCGCTGCTCGCGCGGGACGGCGCACCACTCACCGCGGGGCCCGCCCCGGACGCCGCGCAGGCCCGGCAGGCGCTGGACCGGCCCGGCGCCGCGCCGCGCGACCTGGCCGGCGGGGTACTGGTGCCGGTCCTGCTGCGCGGCCAGCGCGAAGGAGGCGTGTGGGTGGCGGGCGACGGAAAACCCGCGTCGGACCTGGTGGTGCGCGGCGCGGAGCACGCCGCGACGGTCGCGGCGCTGCTGATGCTCGCGCAGCGTGACCTGGAGGTGCGGGAGGCGCGCCTGGGCTACGCCTTCGTGGACACCCTGCTCGAAGGGCAGTACACCGACGATCCTGCCGCGCAGGAGCGCGCCCACCGCCTGGGCTTCCACCCGCGCGGTCTGTACCGCGTGGCGCTGCTGGTCCTGGCGGACGAACTGCCGCTCTCGCCGGAGGGGTTCGCGCGGCGTGAACGGGCCGCGCATCAGGTGCGCGAGGTCCTGAGCTCACTGGGCGCCGCGCCACTGGTGAGCGTGAACCTTAACCAGGTGTGGTTCCTGCTGCCGGAAGACGTCCGGGCCGAGCGGGTCTGGGCGAGGCTGGGCGGGGCGGCCGCCGCTCCGCCGCCCCGCATGGTGTACGGCCGGGCGCGGCCCGGCACGGCGGGCATCGCGCAGAGCCGCGCGGAGGTGCTTGCGCTCGCCGCGTACGCCCGGCCGGGTGAACTGCGTTCATACGCAGAAGTGCTGGTGCCGCGCGCCTTGAGCGGCGACCGGGACGCGCAGGCGGACCTGCTGCACAGTCTGCTCTCACCGCTGCGCGGCGCGCGTGGAGGCGAGGCGCTCATCGCGACCGTGCAGGCCCTGTGTGAGACGGGCTTCGCGCAGGCGGAAGCCGCGGCGCGGCTGGGCATTCACGGCAACACCCTGCGCTACCGCATGGAACGCATCGAGGCGCTCACCCACCGGGCACTCGCGGAACCAGCCAACCGGTCGCTGTGGTGGCTGGCACTTCAGATTGACGCCATGACGCCGTAA
- the gabT gene encoding 4-aminobutyrate--2-oxoglutarate transaminase, translating into MTISPSKTDELLALRASEVPRGVSNAHPVVAARAEGVRLWDVEGRAYHDWVGGIGVLNVGHNHPHVTQAVRAQLDAFSHTSFQVAMYEPYLRLAQRLNARYPGAGAVKTLLFTTGAEATENAVKIARSFTGRPAVISFTHSFHGRTLLGMTLTGKKAYYAQNFGPFAPEVYHAPFPYEYRGVSVDAALEGLREMFRTTVDASRVATIILEPVLGEGGFLPAPPAFLRALRALCDDHGIVFIADEIQSGVGRTGHFWAVEASGVQPDLVTFAKSIGAGLPISGVSGRADIMDAPAPGGLGGTYAGNPLACAAGLAVLDLFEDGTLLTHAQHVGKRLRAAFLEIQADVPALGDVRGLGPMIAAEFVKDPVTKEPGGDLATRVVDAARRRGLLLLKAGMYANVIRVLVPITVTDAELDEGLAVFRAAVYEAAR; encoded by the coding sequence ATGACCATTTCACCGTCCAAAACGGACGAGCTGCTGGCTTTGCGGGCATCCGAAGTTCCGCGCGGCGTAAGCAACGCCCACCCCGTCGTGGCCGCCCGCGCCGAAGGCGTGCGCCTCTGGGACGTCGAGGGCCGCGCCTACCACGACTGGGTGGGCGGCATCGGCGTCCTCAACGTCGGCCACAACCACCCGCACGTGACGCAGGCGGTGCGCGCCCAGCTGGACGCCTTCAGCCACACCAGTTTCCAGGTGGCGATGTACGAACCGTACCTGCGCCTCGCCCAGCGCCTCAACGCGCGCTACCCCGGCGCCGGGGCCGTCAAGACCCTGCTGTTCACCACCGGCGCCGAGGCCACCGAGAACGCAGTAAAAATTGCCCGGAGTTTCACCGGCCGGCCCGCCGTGATCTCCTTTACCCACTCCTTTCACGGCCGCACCCTGCTCGGCATGACCCTCACCGGAAAAAAAGCGTACTACGCGCAGAATTTCGGCCCATTCGCGCCGGAGGTATACCACGCGCCCTTTCCGTACGAGTACCGAGGCGTGAGCGTGGACGCCGCCCTGGAGGGCCTGCGCGAGATGTTCCGCACCACCGTGGACGCTTCACGCGTCGCGACCATTATTCTCGAACCCGTTCTGGGCGAAGGGGGATTCCTGCCCGCCCCACCCGCCTTCCTGCGCGCCCTGCGCGCCCTGTGTGACGATCACGGCATCGTGTTTATCGCCGACGAAATTCAAAGCGGCGTGGGCCGCACCGGTCACTTCTGGGCGGTTGAGGCCAGTGGGGTGCAGCCGGACCTCGTCACCTTCGCCAAAAGCATCGGCGCCGGCCTGCCCATCAGCGGCGTGAGCGGCCGCGCGGACATCATGGACGCCCCCGCCCCAGGCGGCCTGGGCGGCACGTACGCCGGCAACCCGCTGGCCTGCGCCGCCGGCCTGGCTGTGCTCGACCTCTTCGAGGACGGCACGCTGCTCACCCACGCCCAGCACGTTGGCAAGCGCCTCAGGGCCGCCTTCCTCGAAATCCAGGCGGACGTGCCTGCCCTCGGGGACGTGCGCGGCCTTGGCCCGATGATCGCCGCGGAGTTCGTCAAGGACCCGGTCACCAAGGAACCCGGCGGTGACCTGGCCACCCGCGTCGTCGACGCGGCCCGCCGGCGCGGCCTGCTGCTGCTCAAAGCCGGCATGTACGCAAACGTCATTCGCGTGCTTGTGCCCATCACCGTCACCGACGCTGAACTCGACGAAGGTCTGGCCGTGTTCCGCGCCGCGGTGTACGAAGCGGCCCGCTGA
- the gabT gene encoding 4-aminobutyrate--2-oxoglutarate transaminase: MTHINLRTAVPGPRSVALQQRRAAAVSRALAQANGVAVQSAQGSLVTDVDGNTFIDLAGGIGMMAVGHNHPRVVAAVQAQAAELIHPCALVTNFEAYPALAERLNALTPGDFPKKTLLANGGAEAVENAVKLARAFTGRAGVIVFEGAYHGRTNLTMSMTSKYSLFKKGFGPFAGEVYRLPYPNPYRAPQGLSAEQWIDWCCWNLDNALVAQIDGSALAAVVIEPVMGEGGFIPTPARFLRKIRELCDRTGAVMIADEIQSGSGRTGRLYAIEHAGVVPDLLVSAKSLGAGMPISAVTGRADIMDAPHLGGVGSTYGGSPVACAAALAVLDILTEPGFLTRAQTVERVVRDVWEPLRGELPIGDIRGVGAMMAVEFVKDPASREPWMDMVAAAVPLAVQRGVLLIRAGLYSNCIRFLPALDIPEDMLREGLTAVADAVRDACRAARDAEAVPA, encoded by the coding sequence ATGACCCACATCAACCTCAGAACGGCAGTTCCCGGCCCGCGGAGCGTGGCCCTCCAGCAGCGGCGCGCCGCTGCCGTCAGCCGGGCCCTGGCGCAGGCCAACGGCGTGGCCGTGCAGTCCGCGCAGGGCTCCCTCGTGACCGACGTGGACGGCAACACCTTCATCGACCTCGCCGGCGGCATCGGCATGATGGCCGTCGGGCACAACCACCCCCGCGTGGTGGCGGCCGTTCAGGCGCAGGCCGCCGAACTGATTCATCCCTGCGCGCTCGTAACGAACTTCGAAGCGTACCCCGCGCTCGCTGAACGCCTCAACGCCCTGACGCCCGGCGACTTCCCCAAAAAGACCCTGCTCGCCAACGGCGGGGCCGAAGCGGTAGAGAACGCCGTGAAGCTCGCGCGCGCCTTTACCGGCCGCGCCGGCGTCATCGTGTTCGAAGGCGCCTACCACGGCCGCACCAACCTCACGATGAGCATGACCAGCAAGTACAGCCTCTTCAAAAAAGGCTTCGGACCGTTCGCAGGCGAGGTGTACCGCCTTCCTTACCCCAACCCTTACCGCGCGCCGCAGGGCCTGAGCGCCGAGCAGTGGATCGACTGGTGTTGCTGGAACCTCGACAACGCCCTTGTCGCGCAGATTGACGGGTCCGCGCTGGCCGCCGTCGTGATCGAACCGGTGATGGGTGAAGGCGGCTTCATTCCCACCCCCGCGCGCTTCCTGCGTAAGATCCGTGAACTTTGCGACCGCACCGGCGCCGTGATGATCGCCGATGAAATTCAGAGCGGCAGCGGCCGCACCGGCCGCCTGTACGCCATCGAGCACGCCGGCGTCGTGCCGGACCTGCTCGTCAGTGCCAAGAGCCTCGGCGCCGGGATGCCCATCAGCGCCGTGACCGGCCGCGCGGACATCATGGACGCCCCGCACCTCGGCGGCGTCGGCAGCACCTACGGCGGCAGCCCGGTCGCGTGCGCCGCCGCGCTGGCCGTGCTTGACATCCTGACCGAACCCGGCTTCCTGACGCGCGCGCAGACCGTCGAGCGCGTCGTGCGCGACGTGTGGGAACCTCTGCGCGGCGAGCTGCCCATCGGTGACATCCGCGGCGTCGGCGCCATGATGGCCGTGGAGTTCGTCAAGGACCCGGCCAGCAGGGAACCCTGGATGGACATGGTCGCCGCGGCCGTGCCGCTCGCCGTGCAGCGCGGCGTGCTGCTGATCCGCGCGGGCCTGTACTCGAACTGCATTCGGTTCCTGCCCGCCCTCGACATTCCCGAGGACATGCTGCGCGAAGGCCTCACCGCCGTGGCGGACGCCGTGCGCGACGCCTGCCGCGCCGCGCGCGACGCGGAGGCGGTCCCGGCGTGA
- a CDS encoding GNAT family N-acetyltransferase, producing MSAAFIGRTVLASRPDGRYVVVQARTEDAPALEAVQRACFPSLSEDEIATARHFLSHQAHFPEGQLAVLDTATAQVVASSSDFRLRVNFAHYAHAYMKETGDNLFTTHDPDGDWLYGADIGVHPDARGQGLATLLYGARHDLIRRLNLKGHVAGAMPKGYCAVADHLPIEQYVLDVIRGERRDPVLSVQLGRGYGVWGIIPDYLDDDSCRNHGVFIVWRNPAHRPGAR from the coding sequence GTGAGTGCCGCCTTTATCGGCCGGACCGTGCTTGCCAGCCGGCCCGACGGCCGGTACGTGGTGGTGCAGGCCCGCACCGAGGACGCCCCCGCCCTCGAAGCCGTGCAGCGCGCGTGCTTCCCCAGCCTCAGCGAGGACGAAATCGCCACGGCCCGGCATTTCCTCTCCCACCAGGCGCACTTCCCCGAAGGGCAGCTTGCTGTGCTCGACACCGCCACCGCACAGGTCGTGGCGTCCAGCAGCGATTTCCGGCTGCGCGTGAACTTCGCGCACTACGCCCACGCCTACATGAAGGAAACCGGCGATAACCTCTTCACCACCCACGACCCGGACGGCGACTGGTTGTACGGCGCGGACATCGGCGTGCACCCGGACGCCCGCGGGCAGGGCCTCGCCACGCTGCTGTACGGCGCGCGGCACGACCTGATCCGCCGCCTGAATCTCAAAGGGCACGTGGCCGGCGCGATGCCCAAAGGGTACTGCGCGGTCGCCGACCACCTCCCGATCGAGCAGTACGTGCTCGACGTCATCCGCGGAGAACGCCGCGACCCGGTGCTGAGCGTGCAGCTGGGCCGCGGGTACGGCGTGTGGGGCATCATTCCCGACTACCTGGACGACGACTCCTGCCGCAACCACGGCGTGTTCATCGTCTGGCGCAACCCCGCCCACCGGCCCGGAGCCCGCTGA
- a CDS encoding amidohydrolase, producing MPATVYTGGPIYPEADGRAVEALAVRGGRVLHAGTLTDAQAAAGPHAARRDLNGGTLLPGLTDAHVHVWKVGQLRTTVLDLRGVTALDDLARAVQRRHAELPPGAWLWGRGWNETRLGGTPDRALLDTLAPGRPVLLTRTCAHIHAVNTAALNAAGLQPDTPAPPGGTIDFSRGRLTETAYGLIVRAMPAPSAAQYEAWILAGLTCLQALGFTAVTDPAVDAPLYAAYRALDAAGRLPLRVNLLYIRRPDGGADTLPLPEKHHSSRLRCDSVKFFGDGGLSGATAAISVPYRNVEPPSQGVLRFGTDDLYALAREAHVAGFRIGAHAIGDVALDQLLAVYARLDREHPGGPRHRIEHFGLPSAAHLELARALRVIAVPQPVFLRELRANYDRFVPPALAGQVFPLRAYFDAGLDVAFSSDGPVVQDLRPLAGVQAALAEPYVPGTAVSTAQALGAYTHGGAVAHGDEHERGRLRPGFLADFTLLGQDPFHTAPQHLPDIPVRSVHVAEDPPHDHPAQ from the coding sequence ATGCCGGCGACCGTCTACACCGGCGGCCCGATCTACCCGGAAGCGGACGGCCGGGCGGTCGAGGCGCTCGCGGTGCGCGGCGGGCGGGTCCTGCACGCCGGCACCCTCACGGACGCGCAGGCGGCCGCCGGTCCGCACGCCGCGCGCCGAGACCTGAACGGCGGTACCCTGCTGCCCGGCCTGACCGACGCGCACGTGCACGTCTGGAAAGTCGGGCAGCTGCGCACCACCGTGCTGGACCTGCGCGGCGTCACGGCGCTGGATGACCTCGCCCGGGCGGTGCAGCGCCGGCATGCCGAGCTGCCCCCCGGCGCGTGGCTGTGGGGCCGCGGCTGGAACGAAACGCGCCTCGGCGGTACGCCCGATCGCGCCCTGCTGGACACGCTCGCCCCGGGGCGGCCAGTGCTGCTCACCCGGACCTGCGCGCACATCCACGCGGTCAACACCGCCGCGCTGAACGCCGCCGGCCTTCAGCCGGACACGCCCGCCCCACCCGGCGGGACGATCGACTTCAGCCGCGGCCGCCTCACCGAAACCGCCTACGGCCTGATCGTCCGCGCCATGCCTGCCCCGAGCGCCGCGCAGTACGAAGCGTGGATTCTGGCCGGCCTGACCTGTCTTCAGGCGCTGGGCTTCACCGCCGTGACCGACCCTGCCGTCGACGCGCCCCTTTACGCGGCGTACCGCGCCCTGGACGCCGCGGGCCGCCTGCCGCTGCGCGTGAACCTCCTTTACATCCGCCGGCCCGACGGCGGCGCCGACACCCTCCCGCTGCCTGAGAAGCACCACTCCTCCCGCCTGCGCTGCGACAGCGTGAAATTTTTCGGTGACGGCGGTCTCAGCGGCGCCACCGCCGCCATCAGCGTGCCCTACCGCAACGTCGAGCCACCCAGCCAGGGCGTGCTGCGCTTCGGCACGGACGACCTGTACGCCCTGGCGCGCGAGGCGCACGTGGCGGGCTTCCGGATTGGCGCGCACGCCATCGGGGACGTCGCACTCGACCAGCTGCTGGCCGTCTATGCCCGGCTGGACCGCGAGCACCCCGGCGGTCCCCGCCACCGCATCGAGCATTTCGGCCTGCCGTCCGCCGCGCACCTCGAGCTGGCCCGCGCCCTGCGCGTCATTGCGGTGCCGCAACCGGTCTTCCTGCGTGAACTGCGCGCCAACTACGACCGCTTCGTGCCGCCCGCCCTGGCCGGGCAGGTGTTTCCGCTGCGCGCGTACTTCGACGCGGGCCTGGACGTCGCGTTCTCCAGTGACGGCCCGGTCGTCCAGGACCTGCGGCCCCTCGCGGGCGTCCAGGCGGCCCTCGCCGAGCCCTACGTGCCCGGCACGGCGGTGAGTACGGCTCAGGCTCTGGGCGCGTACACCCACGGCGGCGCCGTCGCCCACGGCGACGAACACGAACGCGGCCGGCTCCGGCCCGGGTTCCTCGCG